In Agromyces sp. G08B096, a genomic segment contains:
- the def gene encoding peptide deformylase, protein MAVRPIRITGDPVLHSPAAPVDEIDDGIRELVADLYETMDRAPGVGLAAPQVGVPLRIFTYGWTDEDGTKWRGVAINPELWISPPPPGEPDVDEEEGCLSFPGERFGLRRAERAILRATDLEGERFEIEASGWLARIFQHEYDHLDGVLYLDRLGERDQRIVHKIERKLGWGRPGQQWMPGVDDLEG, encoded by the coding sequence ATGGCCGTTCGACCGATCCGAATCACGGGCGACCCCGTGCTCCACTCCCCCGCCGCTCCCGTCGATGAGATCGACGACGGAATCCGCGAGCTCGTCGCCGACCTCTACGAGACGATGGACCGCGCGCCGGGCGTCGGGCTCGCGGCGCCGCAGGTCGGTGTGCCGCTGCGGATCTTCACGTACGGCTGGACCGACGAGGACGGCACGAAGTGGCGCGGCGTCGCCATCAACCCCGAGCTCTGGATCAGTCCGCCTCCGCCGGGCGAGCCCGACGTCGACGAGGAGGAGGGATGCCTCTCCTTCCCGGGTGAGCGGTTCGGTCTGCGGCGCGCGGAACGCGCGATCCTCCGCGCGACCGACCTCGAGGGCGAGCGATTCGAGATCGAGGCGAGCGGATGGCTCGCCCGGATCTTCCAGCATGAGTACGACCACCTCGATGGTGTGCTCTACCTCGATCGTCTGGGAGAGCGCGACCAGCGCATCGTGCACAAGATCGAGCGCAAGCTCGGCTGGGGCCGGCCGGGCCAGCAGTGGATGCCGGGCGTCGACGACCTCGAGGGCTGA
- a CDS encoding AzlD domain-containing protein: MTTWQIILVASAATLALKLAGYLVPAGFLERERPARIADLLTVALLAALIAVQTFGAGQALVVDARLPAVIVAAALYALRVPFVVVVFVAAGVAAGIRAFT; the protein is encoded by the coding sequence GTGACGACCTGGCAGATCATCCTCGTGGCGAGCGCGGCGACGCTCGCGCTCAAGCTCGCGGGTTACCTCGTGCCCGCGGGGTTCCTCGAGCGGGAGCGCCCGGCGCGGATCGCCGATCTGCTCACCGTCGCGCTGCTCGCCGCCCTCATCGCCGTGCAGACGTTCGGCGCAGGACAGGCGCTCGTCGTCGACGCGCGACTGCCCGCGGTGATCGTCGCGGCGGCGTTGTACGCCCTGCGCGTGCCGTTCGTCGTGGTGGTGTTCGTCGCGGCGGGCGTCGCCGCCGGGATCCGCGCGTTCACCTGA
- a CDS encoding AzlC family ABC transporter permease, with translation MGERGADASGRGILTTPAARDGLAVGLATAVYGISFGALAVAAGLDVWQTCFLSLIMFTGGSQFALVGVLASGGVAAGWSAIATAGLLGVRNVVYGMRMKPLVDTGGLWRRAAAAWVTIDESTAVALAQSDQRQARIGFWVTGLAIFAGWNLTTLIGALIGDAIGDTRAWGLDAAAAAAFLGLLWPRLKRLQAGAVAVAAALVAALTTPVLMPGLPVLVAAVVAVVVGWFDLLGRRRAA, from the coding sequence GTGGGCGAGCGAGGTGCGGATGCCTCGGGGCGCGGCATCCTCACGACCCCGGCGGCGCGCGACGGCCTCGCGGTGGGCCTCGCGACCGCCGTCTACGGCATCTCCTTCGGCGCGCTCGCGGTTGCGGCCGGCCTCGACGTCTGGCAGACCTGTTTCCTCAGCCTCATCATGTTCACCGGCGGCTCGCAGTTCGCGCTCGTGGGCGTGCTCGCCTCCGGCGGTGTCGCCGCCGGGTGGTCGGCGATCGCCACAGCCGGGCTGCTCGGCGTGCGCAACGTGGTCTACGGCATGCGGATGAAGCCGCTGGTCGACACCGGCGGGCTCTGGCGGCGCGCCGCGGCGGCGTGGGTCACGATCGACGAGTCGACCGCCGTCGCGCTGGCGCAGTCCGATCAGCGGCAGGCGCGGATCGGCTTCTGGGTCACAGGGCTCGCCATCTTCGCCGGCTGGAACCTGACGACGCTCATCGGCGCGCTCATCGGCGACGCGATCGGCGACACGAGGGCATGGGGATTGGATGCCGCGGCCGCCGCCGCGTTCCTCGGGCTCCTCTGGCCGCGGCTGAAGCGCCTGCAGGCCGGTGCGGTCGCCGTCGCGGCGGCGCTCGTGGCGGCGCTCACGACTCCCGTGCTCATGCCCGGACTGCCGGTGCTCGTCGCCGCGGTCGTGGCGGTCGTCGTCGGCTGGTTCGACCTGCTCGGCCGGAGGAGGGCCGCGTGA
- a CDS encoding ABC transporter ATP-binding protein, translating into MSSPAHGFPVVLSDLSVEYPAHGASAAHVALRGVQLRVAPGEVLGLLGSAGSGKSTLAKVLSGVFLEPRDEEVRPVITGGEARVLGHQLRRMSKRRLAEHRFHVGYLPQDAASRLPADRTVAEIVGEPILARDRHFDRRQLASRVANLVDGVRLPLSMLERFPYELSGGQRQRVALARSLVLGPSLLVADEPTAGIDLTVRDAVAQLIGELRDGHRFSAVIVSHDLPVLRKVADRIAVLDKGALVALGTIDEVLDDPSHPYVKALAGALDDGHAVIDDVETGPLA; encoded by the coding sequence ATGTCGTCGCCGGCGCACGGCTTCCCGGTGGTGCTGAGCGACCTCTCGGTCGAGTACCCGGCCCACGGCGCCTCGGCGGCGCACGTCGCGCTCCGAGGGGTTCAGCTCCGCGTGGCACCCGGTGAGGTTCTGGGCCTGCTGGGCAGTGCCGGAAGCGGCAAGAGCACCCTCGCGAAAGTGCTGTCGGGCGTCTTCCTCGAACCGCGCGACGAGGAGGTGCGCCCGGTCATCACGGGCGGCGAGGCGCGCGTGCTCGGGCACCAGCTGCGACGGATGTCGAAGCGGCGCCTCGCCGAACATCGGTTCCACGTGGGGTACCTGCCGCAGGATGCCGCGAGCCGGCTCCCGGCCGATCGCACGGTCGCCGAGATCGTCGGCGAGCCGATCCTCGCCCGCGATCGCCACTTCGACCGCCGCCAGCTGGCATCCCGGGTCGCGAACCTCGTCGACGGAGTCCGGCTGCCGCTCAGCATGCTCGAGCGGTTCCCGTACGAGCTGAGCGGCGGGCAACGGCAACGGGTCGCGCTCGCGCGGTCGCTCGTGCTGGGGCCGTCGCTCCTCGTCGCCGACGAGCCCACGGCCGGCATCGACCTCACCGTCCGCGACGCCGTCGCGCAGCTGATCGGGGAGCTGCGCGACGGGCACCGGTTCTCCGCGGTCATCGTGTCGCACGACCTGCCGGTGCTCCGGAAGGTCGCCGACCGGATCGCCGTGCTCGACAAGGGTGCGCTGGTGGCGCTCGGCACGATCGACGAGGTGCTCGACGATCCGAGTCATCCGTACGTCAAGGCGCTCGCGGGCGCCCTCGACGACGGCCACGCGGTGATCGACGACGTGGAGACCGGGCCGCTCGCCTGA